cctctccttctgtctcctgatcctagggagcagagcccaactcccacctccctgcagcctcctctcaggagctgtagagagcagaggtctccctcagcctcctccacactaaccacccccagctccctcagcctctcctcataacatgctctccagacccttccccagcttttttgccctcctctggacctgctccagcctctcaatgtccttcttggagtaaggCTACAGCTTggatcctggggtcagttttgggctcctcactcccagcactccccagtgcccagtccaggggcaccatccctgccctgctcctgctgcccacaccactgctgctccaggccaggctgctgctgcccttcttgcccccctgggcactgctggctcctcttcagctgctgtcacccagcacccccagggccttctctgctgagcagtttccagccacattgcccccagcctggagccttcctggggttgttgtgacccaagtgcaggacccagcccttggccttgttgaacctcatcccactggccttaGCCCACTGGTGCAAGcaatccaggtccctctgcagagcctccaaccctccagcagatcaacactgccactTAAACTCTGTGTCCTCTGACCTTGGTCCTGACACCACGAGTCCTGCTTCAACCGaatcccagcagtgctgtggcgcAGGGCTTGTGGATTTCCCTGGTCCAACCTCTTCCTGGGGCAGGACCAACACCAGAACCTTCCTCCTGCCAGGTGCAGGATTCCTTCTTACCTTGGCAGCGGGGAGACGGAGATGACCTCCCAGCTGTCGGTGTCTGTGTTCAGCCTCTGCACCCCCTGGTACACGTGGCCATTCTCATCCAGCCCACACAGCACATagatgctgctgcccaggctgactGCAGCTCCCCTCTCCACGGGCTGGGCCATggggctcctgctctcccacTCGGGCTGCAGCAGCGCCAGGCGCTCCACGGCGGGCACCAGCCCCTCGTCcgtgctgccccccagcacgtAGAGGTACAGCCCTGCCCCCACTGCACAGTGGCTGTGCCTGGACAGCTTCATGGCagggccctccagccagctgttGTCCAGGCAGTTGTAGATGAGGACCCAATCCACAGTGTACCACACGAAGTCCTCCCGGAAATAGCCTCCGGTCACGAAGAGGAAGCTCCCTgcggagagaagcagcagcggCATcaggcctggggctgcccctgggctctcaccgctgcctgggctgcacccatgAGGTGCAGGATGTGCAAATCACTGCccttgctgtcactgggcagggGTTGGgtctgcacagagctgcaggaaggcacagctccagaggcggcattgggttgggagggagcctccaagggcatcttggccaacccctgcaggcagcagggacagctccagccagagcaggctgcacagggacacagccaggctgagcctgaaggtctccagggatggagcctccaccacctccctggcaacctgcttcagtgtctccccagcctcacagtgcagagcttcctcctggtgtccaacctaactctgccctgctccagtttcaaaccattgcccttggcctatccccacagccccttctgagcagtccctccccagcctgcctgcagctctgctgatactgaaatgcagctctgaggtctccctggagccttcccttctccaggctgaacagccccaagtcttcCCAAGCCCACTCACACTCTTGAGCAGCATTCTGGAAACACTGGCTGGAAACATAGCCtggaactgtgccaggggaggcttaggttggagaggaggaagaatgtctttgctggaggagtggtcagggactggcacaggctgcccagggaggtggtggagtccccatccctggaggtgttccatggtggtgctgggtgggctggcagctctgtgagggtttttccaacccaaacaattctgtgattcaatcaAGAACCTCTGGGGACCTCGTGTCCAAGCTCCCACTTCAAACAGGActgtcagcagcactgagtgAGGGAGGCCATGGAGCTGCCTCCAGAGTCTCCAATCATGAAGATTTCACAGCCCAGGGTAACTAACTCCACAGCTACCCCAAACCAGACATCACCATCCCTGAGAGCCACCATGAAGGAGAAGACAAATCAAATCAACTCTCCTGCTGAAGTGCAGCCCTGAGACTCCCTCCAGCTAAAGCTGTGCAAGGAGCTcagtagctgctgctgctgcatgcaaaCCACCCTCCAGCCTAGCATcctcccaggagcagggacaacaAAACCAttctctggagcagcaggagcccaaAGGAGCTTTTagcagccctgagcaagctgtggaggagcagcagctgagctcctgccctcggggctctgcagctcagccccagctccgaGCGTTACCTACTGCTGCCACTGCGTACTGGGTGAGGTTCCTGCGCTGCagcggggagcagggctgccagctgcccgtcttgggctggaagaggaacagctcctgctgctcccggTCGTGCTTCCCTCCCAGCACGTACAAGGTGTCGTAGCTCCGACCGGCCCGAGGGGACAGCTCCAGGTGCCGCCAGCTGGCCGGGGGGCAGCCGTCCAGCTtcttgagcagcctgcagaaggtgtCTGTGGCTCCCGGGCGCTTGCTGCGCTTCACCAGCGCGTCGaggaaggacaggctgaggaaagcGACCCTGACCTCGGCCACCAGCTCCAGGAAGTCCTCCTCCCTCGCGGCCGGGTCCTCCATCACCCACCTCACCACGCTGTCGAACACCACGTCCTCCCGCGGGGCGAAGAGCTCGTCGCTgcgcagcagctgcagcagggtctcCTTGGGCAGCGCCAGGAACTCCTCCTGGCACATCAGCTCCCCCCAGTGCGTCAGGGCCACGCCGCGGGCGGCCGCGGCCAGCTCGGCGCAGGCGAAGCGCTGCGAGTAGgcgagcagccccaggcagttgCAGACGTGCAGCTGCCGCTGCAGGAACCGCTCGCACAGCAGCCGCCCccgctgcagctgcaggaagtcCGCCGCCTCCAGCAGGCCGGTGACGGTCTCCGGCCCCAGCGGCAGCCGCGCCGTGCGGGTGAAGTCCAGCAGCGCCTGGAAGGGCCCCGCGGCGATGCCCCTCAGCACGATGTGCTGCTGCGAGCTCTCCCTGGCCCCCCCGAAGAACAGCGCTCGGAAGTAAGGGCTGTGAGCCGCCAGCGCCCGGCGGCTGACCGGGAAGAGTCTCCCTCCCACCTCCAGAACCGTGTCCGTGCCCGCCTCTGCCTCGGCGCCCGGCCCCTctgctccccgggcagcctccaTGCTTGTTGACCACCGCCGGGCAGTTAAAATTAactctgcccccctgcagcccgaGCTCATGTGAGGGCTCTGGAAACACGATGCccctggccaggaggagcaggagagaagtGGAGCTTCCCCTAAAAATAGAAAGGtgcttgctgccctgctgctcagccctgcaggccctctgcagctccca
The DNA window shown above is from Dryobates pubescens isolate bDryPub1 chromosome 31, bDryPub1.pri, whole genome shotgun sequence and carries:
- the LOC104308501 gene encoding kelch-like protein 21 encodes the protein MEAARGAEGPGAEAEAGTDTVLEVGGRLFPVSRRALAAHSPYFRALFFGGARESSQQHIVLRGIAAGPFQALLDFTRTARLPLGPETVTGLLEAADFLQLQRGRLLCERFLQRQLHVCNCLGLLAYSQRFACAELAAAARGVALTHWGELMCQEEFLALPKETLLQLLRSDELFAPREDVVFDSVVRWVMEDPAAREEDFLELVAEVRVAFLSLSFLDALVKRSKRPGATDTFCRLLKKLDGCPPASWRHLELSPRAGRSYDTLYVLGGKHDREQQELFLFQPKTGSWQPCSPLQRRNLTQYAVAAVGSFLFVTGGYFREDFVWYTVDWVLIYNCLDNSWLEGPAMKLSRHSHCAVGAGLYLYVLGGSTDEGLVPAVERLALLQPEWESRSPMAQPVERGAAVSLGSSIYVLCGLDENGHVYQGVQRLNTDTDSWEVISVSPLPRYDLCSTALNGALYTVGGGALRFDVETDEWTPVGEERLAHKFFMGCSAANGRIYLLGQRKGNGALPVVVLFDPYTDECQVTEDLPCPLPIRGCVSVRRFDSWA